A genomic segment from Neobacillus sp. YX16 encodes:
- a CDS encoding phosphatidylglycerophosphatase A, which produces MEYSFVRSSVVEAHALEALNNRGVMIEDIAKLTLFLQMPYVPDLTIETCIESIEHVLKKREVQNALLTGIELDMLAEKEGLSFPLQQMLKTDESLYGVDETLALSILNLYGSIGFTNYGYIDKLKEGVLSLLNDKSTGKVNCFLDDLVGAIAAAASSRLAHRYRARLESDETNQ; this is translated from the coding sequence ATGGAATATTCGTTTGTACGTAGTTCTGTTGTAGAGGCGCATGCTTTAGAGGCGCTAAATAACAGAGGAGTGATGATTGAAGATATTGCTAAGCTTACGTTGTTTTTGCAAATGCCGTATGTTCCAGATCTAACCATAGAGACGTGTATTGAAAGTATTGAACATGTGCTCAAAAAAAGAGAGGTACAAAATGCATTGCTAACAGGAATTGAGCTTGATATGCTGGCTGAAAAGGAAGGATTGTCCTTTCCATTGCAGCAAATGCTCAAAACTGATGAAAGCTTGTATGGAGTAGATGAAACGTTAGCATTATCGATTTTGAATTTATACGGAAGCATTGGTTTTACGAATTACGGCTACATAGATAAGTTGAAAGAAGGTGTACTAAGTCTTTTGAATGATAAATCGACCGGAAAGGTAAATTGTTTTTTGGACGATTTAGTAGGGGCTATTGCAGCGGCAGCCTCGAGTCGCTTGGCTCATCGCTACCGAGCAAGACTTGAGAGCGATGAGACAAATCAATAA
- a CDS encoding ABC transporter ATP-binding protein gives MRKPVIEFTNFSFHYRAQSSPTLSGINLTIYEGEKILIIGPSGSGKSTLGHCLNGLVPFFYPGDVSGSLKIIGKETKEESIFKLSSMVGTVFQDPDAQFIGLTAAEDIAFKLENQFVPQEELFDSVNRVAELVDMTEHLDSTPQDLSGGQKQRVTLAGSMIDDVNILLFDEPLANLDPATGKMAIELIDRIHKETGKTTIIIEHRLEDVLHGEIDRIVIINEGCILADLTPNELLSSNLLKDTGIREPLYLTALRYAGCTITSELKPKSLKTLNIEVSKTKLHAWYESVGYAEKKQKNDVLLEVKNIHFGYSKTKEIIKDVSFKINKGELIALIGKNGAGKSTLAKLICGFYHPTAGEILLEGENLKGHSIKERADHIGFVLQNPNQMISQNFVFDEVALGLKFRGVPDKDIEEQVFQALKICGLYEFRNWPISALSFGQKKRVTIASVLVLGPKLIILDEPTAGQDYKHYNEIMEFLWNLNQQGITIIMITHDMHLMLEYTNRAIVISEGQKVKEDEPANILTDEDVIRIANLKETSLYQLAKKADFFDQRDFVKRFIHFDRRTRHR, from the coding sequence ATGAGAAAACCAGTTATTGAATTTACTAATTTTAGTTTCCACTACCGGGCACAGTCCTCTCCAACACTAAGTGGTATTAATTTGACTATATATGAAGGAGAAAAGATTCTAATTATAGGACCATCTGGGTCTGGAAAAAGTACATTAGGACATTGTTTAAATGGATTGGTTCCCTTTTTTTATCCTGGTGACGTTTCAGGGAGCTTAAAGATTATTGGAAAAGAAACGAAAGAGGAAAGCATTTTTAAGCTATCTTCAATGGTGGGTACGGTGTTCCAGGATCCAGATGCCCAATTCATCGGTTTAACCGCAGCAGAGGATATTGCGTTTAAGCTTGAGAATCAGTTTGTTCCACAAGAAGAGCTATTTGACTCAGTTAACCGAGTTGCTGAACTGGTAGATATGACAGAGCATTTGGATTCAACACCACAGGACCTTTCAGGAGGACAAAAGCAAAGGGTTACACTTGCAGGAAGTATGATTGATGATGTAAATATTCTTCTATTTGATGAACCCTTGGCAAATTTAGACCCTGCAACAGGGAAAATGGCGATTGAACTTATTGACCGTATTCATAAGGAAACAGGAAAGACAACGATTATTATTGAGCATCGATTGGAAGATGTACTTCATGGTGAGATAGATCGTATTGTCATAATTAATGAGGGTTGCATATTAGCGGATTTGACACCTAATGAATTATTAAGCTCCAATCTGCTTAAAGATACGGGCATCCGTGAGCCGCTCTATCTGACAGCTTTGAGATATGCAGGATGTACGATCACTTCAGAGCTGAAACCTAAAAGTTTAAAGACATTAAACATTGAAGTCAGTAAAACGAAGCTTCATGCATGGTATGAGTCCGTGGGATATGCCGAGAAAAAACAAAAAAATGATGTTCTTTTAGAGGTGAAAAATATTCATTTCGGGTATTCAAAAACAAAAGAGATTATTAAAGATGTTTCATTCAAGATCAACAAAGGAGAATTAATAGCTTTAATCGGTAAAAATGGAGCAGGAAAATCAACCCTTGCCAAGTTAATCTGTGGTTTTTATCATCCGACAGCAGGGGAAATCTTATTGGAAGGTGAAAATCTTAAGGGTCATTCCATAAAAGAGCGGGCAGATCATATTGGCTTCGTCTTGCAAAACCCTAATCAAATGATTTCTCAAAATTTCGTATTTGATGAAGTAGCATTAGGATTAAAATTCCGCGGAGTACCAGATAAAGATATTGAAGAACAAGTATTTCAGGCTTTAAAAATCTGCGGGCTTTATGAATTCAGAAATTGGCCCATCTCGGCCTTAAGCTTCGGGCAGAAAAAGAGAGTGACGATTGCATCCGTATTGGTGCTAGGACCGAAATTAATTATATTGGACGAGCCAACAGCCGGTCAAGACTATAAACACTATAACGAAATTATGGAGTTTCTGTGGAACTTAAATCAGCAAGGAATCACCATTATCATGATCACCCACGATATGCATTTGATGCTCGAATATACCAACAGAGCCATTGTAATATCTGAGGGACAAAAGGTAAAAGAAGACGAACCTGCCAATATCCTTACAGATGAAGACGTTATACGTATAGCAAATTTAAAAGAAACATCCCTCTATCAATTAGCTAAAAAAGCAGATTTTTTCGACCAACGAGATTTTGTCAAACGCTTCATTCATTTTGATCGGAGGACCCGGCATCGATGA
- a CDS encoding DHA2 family efflux MFS transporter permease subunit has protein sequence MDTTLQKKPPYLMIAILFVGAFVSFLNNSLLNVALPSIMVDLGIKDYSTVQWLATGYMLVSGILIPASAFLLVRFSNRSLYIASMLLFTFGTAVAAFAPNFGFLLTGRMIQAAGSSVMGPLLMNIMLVSFPREKRGAAMGIFGLVMITAPAIGPTLSGYIVEYYDWRLLFEMILPLAVISLVLAVWKLENVMEQNKKATLDYFSVVLSSIGFGGLLYGVSSASAKGWTDTIVLTTIIVGTIALAAFIIRQLKMDEPLLDLRVYKYPMFALGSVIAIVNAVAMFSGMILTPAYVQNVRGISPLDSGLMMLPGAIVMGIMMPITGKLFDKFGPRLLAVVGLAITGVSTYMLAHLQIDSTYTYIILIYTVRMLGMSMVMMPIMTNGLNQLPTVLNPHGTAINNTAQQVSGSLGTAILVTIMNSVTKTEAQNLMTGVDPATLTEASTALLTQQALLAGIQYSFYVTFAINIVVLILALFVKRVDTSAEVVQKLEQQGSTQMKVAAHSN, from the coding sequence ATGGATACAACGTTACAAAAAAAACCACCATACTTAATGATTGCGATTTTATTTGTAGGGGCATTTGTCTCCTTTTTAAATAACTCGCTATTAAATGTCGCACTGCCATCAATTATGGTTGATTTAGGAATCAAAGATTATTCAACCGTACAGTGGTTAGCTACAGGCTATATGCTCGTGAGCGGAATCTTAATTCCTGCATCAGCCTTTTTACTAGTTCGCTTTTCGAACCGCAGTTTATACATTGCGTCAATGCTACTCTTCACGTTTGGTACAGCAGTAGCCGCATTTGCGCCGAACTTTGGTTTCTTATTGACGGGGCGCATGATTCAGGCAGCAGGTTCTTCTGTAATGGGACCACTATTAATGAACATTATGTTAGTCAGCTTCCCACGTGAAAAACGTGGTGCCGCAATGGGGATATTCGGTTTAGTTATGATTACAGCACCCGCAATCGGACCTACACTTTCCGGTTACATCGTAGAATACTATGACTGGCGCCTTTTGTTTGAAATGATTTTACCTTTAGCTGTGATTAGTTTAGTATTGGCCGTTTGGAAGCTTGAAAACGTCATGGAGCAAAACAAAAAGGCAACATTGGATTACTTTTCCGTTGTCTTATCCTCCATCGGTTTTGGCGGATTACTCTATGGTGTCAGCTCTGCAAGCGCAAAGGGCTGGACAGATACCATTGTCTTAACCACCATTATCGTTGGCACAATCGCCCTAGCCGCTTTCATTATTCGCCAATTAAAAATGGATGAACCACTATTAGATTTACGTGTTTACAAATACCCAATGTTTGCTCTTGGATCGGTGATTGCGATCGTAAACGCCGTAGCCATGTTCTCAGGGATGATCTTAACACCTGCTTATGTACAAAATGTTCGTGGTATATCACCACTAGACTCCGGTTTAATGATGCTGCCGGGTGCGATTGTGATGGGGATTATGATGCCAATCACCGGTAAACTATTTGATAAATTTGGACCGCGATTACTAGCGGTAGTTGGGCTTGCCATTACAGGCGTATCAACGTATATGCTGGCACACTTACAAATTGATTCAACTTATACCTATATTATCCTTATCTACACAGTCCGAATGTTGGGGATGTCCATGGTTATGATGCCGATCATGACAAACGGGTTAAATCAATTACCAACCGTTTTAAATCCACATGGTACAGCCATTAACAACACGGCTCAGCAAGTGTCCGGTTCCCTTGGTACGGCTATTCTCGTAACCATTATGAACTCCGTGACAAAAACAGAAGCACAGAACTTAATGACCGGTGTCGACCCAGCCACCCTGACAGAAGCGTCAACCGCTTTATTAACACAGCAAGCTTTACTAGCCGGGATTCAATATTCCTTCTATGTAACATTTGCGATTAATATCGTGGTTCTTATTTTAGCCCTATTTGTTAAACGCGTCGATACTAGTGCAGAAGTCGTTCAAAAACTAGAGCAACAGGGCAGCACACAGATGAAAGTAGCAGCACATTCAAATTAA
- a CDS encoding CBO0543 family protein: MERLILWALLLVGITLLIFSLRKPFIKDWILIFLLNAYLSTFIGVLVVEENMLEYPIRFLGNFFTSSLLYEYLLFPVACIYFYQKTYNSSFKGIFLYCLMFTSGLTVIEVLFERYTDLIEYHTWTWKHTFISTFILMFFIRIIMQLINQKES, translated from the coding sequence ATGGAAAGACTCATTTTGTGGGCTTTGTTACTTGTTGGTATTACCCTATTAATATTCAGTTTAAGAAAGCCTTTCATCAAAGACTGGATTTTAATTTTTTTATTGAATGCTTATCTTTCAACGTTTATTGGAGTTCTTGTTGTAGAAGAAAACATGCTTGAATATCCAATAAGGTTTTTAGGTAACTTTTTCACTTCGAGCCTGCTGTATGAATATCTTCTCTTTCCCGTTGCTTGTATTTACTTCTATCAAAAAACGTATAACTCCAGCTTTAAAGGCATTTTTCTATATTGTTTAATGTTCACCTCTGGTTTAACTGTCATTGAGGTTCTATTTGAAAGATATACCGATTTAATTGAATACCATACATGGACATGGAAGCACACATTTATAAGCACCTTTATTCTAATGTTTTTTATCCGCATTATTATGCAATTAATAAATCAAAAGGAAAGTTAA
- a CDS encoding carbon starvation CstA family protein, whose protein sequence is MKAVKSIVIWGLIAALGAAGFAVMALNSGESINAIWLLTAAVCVYAISYRFYSRFIANKVFQLDDKRKTPAEIHNDGKDYVPTNKWVLFGHHFAAIAGAGPLVGPILAAQMGYLPGTLWIVVGVVLAGAVQDFIILFGSMRRNGKSLGEMIKDEMGRVTGLISMVGILGIMVILLAVLALVVVKALVGSPWGMFTIAATIPIAIFMGIYMRFIRPGRVGEASLIGIVLLLLSLFFGQAVAENPTLAAMFTFKGETIAIMMIIYGFVASVLPVWLLLAPRDYLSTFLKVGTIFGLALGIIIVAPNLEMPGVTKFIDGTGPVFAGNLFPFLFITIACGSVSGFHALVSSGTTPKMIERESHARPIGYGAMLTESFVAVMAMIAACVLTPGIYFAINSPPALIGTDVVQAATTVSSWGFTITPDDLKTLATDVGEQTILSRTGGAPTLAIGMAVIFSNVIGGKALMAFWYHFAILFEALFILTTIDAGTRVGRFMIQDLIGTAYKPFARTDALLPNIIATALCVLFWGYFLYQGVIDPLGGINTLWPLFGIANQMLAAIALLLGTTILYKMGKKAYVWVTLLPTTWLLIVTLTAGWQKLFHENPKISFLAHANIFKEAYNDGKVLAPATSPAQMKQVLINDYVDATICAIFMVVVIVVLISAIKIWIKVIKKHKLPLHETPPVPRDGGDLKHYA, encoded by the coding sequence TTGAAAGCGGTTAAATCGATTGTAATCTGGGGATTAATTGCAGCCCTAGGAGCAGCAGGATTTGCTGTAATGGCCTTAAATAGCGGCGAGAGCATTAATGCAATTTGGCTCTTGACAGCAGCGGTTTGTGTTTATGCAATTTCCTACCGTTTTTACAGCAGGTTTATTGCGAATAAGGTGTTCCAGCTTGATGACAAACGTAAAACACCTGCAGAAATACATAACGATGGCAAAGACTATGTTCCGACAAATAAATGGGTGCTATTTGGACATCACTTTGCGGCAATTGCCGGTGCTGGACCATTAGTGGGTCCCATTCTTGCAGCGCAAATGGGTTATTTACCTGGAACACTGTGGATTGTGGTCGGTGTTGTTTTAGCTGGTGCTGTTCAGGACTTTATTATTCTTTTCGGCTCAATGCGCCGAAATGGTAAGTCACTCGGTGAAATGATTAAGGACGAAATGGGACGCGTAACCGGTCTTATTTCTATGGTTGGTATTTTAGGAATTATGGTTATTTTATTAGCTGTTTTAGCATTAGTAGTTGTGAAAGCATTAGTGGGAAGTCCATGGGGGATGTTTACCATCGCCGCTACCATTCCAATTGCTATTTTTATGGGAATTTATATGCGTTTTATTCGTCCAGGACGTGTTGGAGAAGCTTCCCTGATTGGGATTGTATTATTGCTTCTTTCACTATTTTTCGGACAAGCAGTTGCGGAAAATCCAACGTTAGCTGCGATGTTTACCTTTAAAGGTGAAACAATTGCCATCATGATGATTATTTACGGCTTTGTAGCTTCTGTATTACCTGTATGGCTGCTTCTTGCACCACGTGATTATCTGAGTACATTTTTAAAAGTAGGGACCATCTTTGGACTAGCATTAGGGATCATTATTGTTGCACCGAATCTTGAAATGCCTGGTGTTACAAAATTCATTGACGGAACGGGTCCAGTCTTTGCAGGAAACCTCTTCCCGTTCTTATTTATTACAATTGCCTGTGGATCTGTTTCTGGTTTCCATGCGTTGGTTTCCTCGGGTACAACACCTAAAATGATTGAACGTGAATCACACGCCCGTCCAATCGGTTATGGAGCAATGCTTACAGAATCCTTTGTTGCGGTGATGGCAATGATTGCTGCCTGTGTATTGACACCGGGTATTTACTTTGCCATTAACAGTCCCCCTGCCTTAATAGGTACGGATGTTGTCCAAGCTGCCACTACCGTTTCCAGTTGGGGCTTTACGATAACTCCTGATGATTTAAAAACACTCGCAACCGACGTTGGGGAGCAAACCATTCTTTCAAGAACTGGCGGTGCACCGACGCTTGCAATTGGTATGGCTGTCATATTTTCAAATGTAATTGGCGGAAAGGCACTAATGGCCTTTTGGTACCATTTCGCAATCCTATTTGAAGCACTGTTTATTTTAACGACGATTGATGCAGGAACACGTGTTGGACGTTTTATGATTCAAGATCTTATTGGTACTGCTTATAAGCCGTTTGCTAGAACGGATGCTTTACTTCCAAATATTATTGCAACGGCGCTATGTGTACTGTTTTGGGGTTACTTTTTATATCAAGGTGTTATTGACCCGCTTGGAGGAATTAATACACTATGGCCGTTATTTGGTATTGCTAACCAAATGCTGGCTGCAATTGCCCTCCTGCTCGGTACGACAATTCTCTATAAAATGGGCAAAAAAGCATATGTTTGGGTAACACTTCTTCCGACAACATGGCTGCTAATTGTCACTTTAACTGCAGGCTGGCAAAAATTATTTCATGAAAATCCAAAAATCAGTTTCCTTGCCCATGCTAACATTTTTAAAGAGGCATATAACGATGGAAAAGTACTAGCACCTGCAACATCACCGGCACAAATGAAACAAGTTCTGATAAATGATTATGTTGATGCCACGATATGTGCTATTTTTATGGTGGTTGTCATTGTCGTATTAATTTCTGCGATTAAGATTTGGATTAAAGTTATCAAAAAACATAAATTACCATTACATGAGACACCACCAGTGCCTCGCGACGGAGGGGATTTGAAACATTATGCTTAA
- a CDS encoding ECF-type riboflavin transporter substrate-binding protein, whose amino-acid sequence MNSKVLSIKTVVAIGVGAAVFIILSRFGAIPTGIPNTNVETSYAFLALMSLLYGPVAGVLIGLIGHTIKDAVFYGAPWFSWIIASGVVGLLIGLAASRIKLRDGEFGAKAIISFNILQVITNAIAWFLIAPTLDILIYAEPANKVYIQGLVAGAANIVTVGVLGTLLAIAYAKTRTKKGSLTREL is encoded by the coding sequence ATGAATTCGAAAGTGCTATCGATTAAAACGGTTGTCGCAATCGGTGTTGGGGCTGCGGTGTTTATTATTTTAAGCAGATTTGGAGCGATTCCAACAGGCATACCAAATACGAATGTAGAAACATCCTATGCGTTTCTAGCCCTAATGTCTTTACTTTACGGTCCTGTCGCTGGAGTGCTGATTGGATTAATTGGTCATACGATAAAGGACGCTGTTTTTTATGGAGCACCCTGGTTTAGCTGGATTATCGCTTCAGGAGTCGTAGGATTGCTAATAGGATTAGCAGCATCACGGATCAAGCTTCGGGATGGGGAATTTGGTGCAAAAGCTATTATTTCTTTTAATATCCTTCAAGTTATTACAAACGCCATTGCATGGTTTTTAATCGCTCCAACTTTAGATATCCTCATTTATGCAGAACCAGCCAATAAAGTATACATTCAAGGTCTTGTAGCGGGTGCCGCTAATATAGTAACAGTTGGTGTTTTAGGAACGTTGCTAGCAATAGCATATGCCAAAACGCGTACTAAAAAAGGCAGCTTGACTCGAGAATTGTAA
- a CDS encoding TetR/AcrR family transcriptional regulator — protein sequence MPKQTFFHLSKDKQDTLIHAAKQEFSRVPLHEASIANIIKSAGIPRGSFYQYFEDKDDLFYYLLNQLAEKNNQRFISVLNEKNGDLFETFIATFEFMINVHRNEEHNNFFKNVYLNMNYKHEKTLAKNVYEENQKSQFLNTLKLIDTSNLNIQDEQELHHVLKILMGVTFQNIVQLFVREYSGDEALKNYLVQMDLLKRGLQKK from the coding sequence ATGCCAAAACAAACGTTTTTTCACTTATCAAAAGATAAACAGGACACGCTAATTCACGCTGCGAAACAAGAATTTTCCAGAGTGCCGCTACATGAAGCATCCATTGCAAATATTATCAAAAGTGCCGGAATCCCGCGGGGCAGCTTTTATCAATATTTTGAGGATAAAGATGATTTATTTTATTACTTGTTAAATCAATTAGCTGAAAAGAATAATCAACGATTTATTTCCGTTCTCAATGAGAAAAACGGAGATTTATTTGAGACGTTTATTGCTACTTTTGAATTCATGATCAACGTCCATAGAAACGAAGAACACAATAACTTTTTTAAAAATGTTTATTTAAACATGAACTACAAACATGAAAAAACCTTAGCGAAAAATGTTTATGAGGAAAATCAGAAAAGCCAGTTTCTCAATACCCTTAAATTAATTGATACAAGCAATTTAAACATCCAGGATGAACAAGAACTGCATCATGTATTAAAAATTCTGATGGGCGTTACCTTTCAAAATATTGTTCAACTTTTTGTGAGGGAATATTCCGGTGATGAAGCACTAAAAAATTATTTGGTACAAATGGACCTGCTCAAAAGAGGGTTACAGAAAAAATAA
- the ahpC gene encoding alkyl hydroperoxide reductase subunit C yields the protein MSLIGKQVSEFNANAYFNGDFITVSDANFKGKWSVVCFYPADFTFVCPTELEDLQNEYATLKDLGVEVYSVSTDTHFTHKAWHDTSETIGKIQYVMIGDPNQKLSRIFDVLDEEEGLAQRGTFIIDPDGVVTAMEINADGIGRDASTLVNKIKAAQYVRNNPGEVCPAKWQEGSATLKPSLDLVGKI from the coding sequence ATGTCATTAATTGGAAAACAGGTATCAGAATTCAACGCAAATGCTTATTTTAACGGAGATTTTATCACTGTGAGCGATGCAAACTTTAAAGGTAAATGGAGTGTAGTTTGCTTCTACCCTGCAGATTTCACATTCGTATGCCCTACTGAATTAGAAGACCTTCAAAACGAATACGCAACTCTTAAAGATCTTGGTGTAGAAGTATATTCTGTTTCTACTGATACACATTTCACACATAAAGCATGGCACGATACATCAGAAACAATCGGCAAAATCCAATACGTTATGATTGGCGACCCTAACCAAAAGCTTTCTCGCATCTTTGATGTTCTTGACGAAGAAGAAGGTCTTGCACAACGCGGAACTTTCATCATCGATCCAGACGGCGTAGTAACAGCTATGGAAATCAATGCAGACGGTATCGGCCGTGACGCAAGCACGCTTGTTAATAAAATTAAAGCAGCACAATATGTTCGCAACAATCCAGGTGAAGTTTGCCCAGCTAAATGGCAAGAAGGTTCTGCAACACTTAAGCCAAGCCTTGACCTAGTAGGAAAAATTTAA
- a CDS encoding YbdD/YjiX family protein, whose product MLNKLKEIISYRKQFLSLLVGVPSYETYVEHMKKHHPGDSVKSRKEFFCEAQEARYNAKGGKVSRCC is encoded by the coding sequence ATGCTTAACAAATTAAAGGAAATCATTTCGTACAGAAAGCAGTTCCTTAGTCTTCTTGTCGGCGTTCCAAGCTACGAAACTTACGTCGAGCATATGAAAAAACACCATCCCGGCGATTCTGTGAAATCTAGAAAAGAATTCTTCTGTGAGGCACAGGAAGCCCGTTACAACGCCAAAGGCGGTAAGGTTTCAAGGTGCTGTTAA
- a CDS encoding GNAT family N-acetyltransferase — MDVTNIEIVEGTIQDLKNVYQRFTADFASEELKGYEHLKLLMSKRRYKLLLAKDPILHEVVGYAFIYEFDRLQGIWLDYMAIDNQYRGSGYGALLFKKLTKWKQNGFSGGIFIEVEMPEEKEGFTRENQLRRIRFYERLGTKRLPIPYQLPTNDGGLPMYLYFWPSPDVEKLPREQLQEAISEVFNTIHSDVKHKDEILMEFNTLIDDDFDI; from the coding sequence ATGGATGTCACTAATATAGAAATAGTAGAAGGAACGATTCAGGATTTAAAGAATGTTTATCAGCGATTTACAGCTGACTTTGCAAGCGAGGAATTAAAAGGCTATGAGCATCTTAAGCTGCTGATGTCAAAAAGGAGATACAAGTTACTGTTGGCAAAAGATCCTATCCTTCATGAAGTAGTTGGATATGCCTTTATCTATGAGTTCGATCGTTTACAAGGTATTTGGCTTGATTATATGGCCATCGATAACCAATATCGTGGATCAGGATATGGAGCTCTTTTATTTAAGAAACTTACTAAATGGAAACAAAATGGGTTTAGCGGCGGAATATTTATAGAAGTAGAAATGCCGGAGGAAAAAGAAGGATTTACGAGAGAAAATCAACTAAGAAGAATTCGTTTTTATGAAAGATTAGGAACGAAAAGGTTACCTATACCCTATCAATTACCAACAAACGATGGGGGGCTTCCCATGTACCTTTATTTTTGGCCAAGTCCCGATGTTGAAAAACTGCCTAGGGAACAACTCCAAGAAGCGATCTCTGAAGTATTTAATACCATCCACTCAGATGTAAAACATAAAGACGAAATCTTAATGGAATTTAACACATTAATCGATGATGATTTTGATATTTAG
- a CDS encoding energy-coupling factor transporter transmembrane component T: MNHKILSYIHQESPIHRLTGAAKLICFILWSLTAMIIYDTRILVVMFILGIMIYLLSKVEFRSISFVFYVFFLFLFINNIAIFIFEPMQGVEIYRTKHEFLHIIGHYTLTAEQLFYQANLTLKYLTIIPLALLFMVTTHPSEFAASLNKIGVSYRISYAVALALRYIPDIQRDYQNISLAQQARGVDLSKKQKLTKKFRYASSILMPLIFSSLNRIETISAAMELRGFGRQKRRSWYHERPFTKADYLAIMLFVLLFVFSMLITFWDGNRFYNPFI, encoded by the coding sequence ATGAATCATAAAATTCTTTCTTACATACATCAGGAATCCCCGATTCATCGTCTTACTGGAGCTGCTAAACTGATATGTTTTATTCTTTGGTCATTAACAGCAATGATAATCTATGATACTAGGATACTAGTTGTCATGTTTATTTTAGGGATTATGATCTATCTTTTATCGAAGGTTGAATTTCGTTCTATTTCATTTGTATTCTATGTATTCTTTTTATTTTTGTTTATAAACAATATTGCAATTTTTATTTTTGAACCGATGCAGGGTGTTGAAATATATCGTACGAAGCATGAGTTTCTTCACATAATAGGACATTATACTTTAACCGCTGAACAGCTATTCTATCAAGCTAATTTAACGCTTAAATATTTAACCATTATTCCACTTGCGTTGTTGTTTATGGTTACTACACATCCTAGTGAATTTGCAGCTTCTCTTAATAAAATCGGAGTGAGCTATCGAATTTCATATGCAGTAGCTCTTGCGCTGCGATATATTCCAGATATTCAGCGGGATTATCAGAACATCTCACTCGCTCAACAGGCACGAGGGGTTGATTTATCAAAAAAACAAAAATTGACCAAAAAATTTCGCTATGCATCATCCATATTAATGCCGTTAATTTTTTCAAGCCTTAATCGGATTGAAACAATAAGTGCTGCAATGGAGCTTCGAGGCTTTGGCCGTCAAAAGAGAAGATCATGGTACCATGAGAGACCCTTTACAAAAGCAGATTATTTAGCCATTATGCTTTTTGTCCTTTTATTTGTCTTTTCAATGCTCATTACTTTTTGGGATGGAAATCGTTTTTATAACCCTTTTATTTAA